From the genome of Mugil cephalus isolate CIBA_MC_2020 chromosome 2, CIBA_Mcephalus_1.1, whole genome shotgun sequence, one region includes:
- the LOC125003944 gene encoding NACHT, LRR and PYD domains-containing protein 3-like has product MEGVSANNGSIVNQPHLSSVNVQGNLTLNTYGLSENIRRCQDDLKSFLKDETEKIREGLKEDASWSLLDKIYTELYITEGENGAINGEHEITELECSRNTSEERKIDLNHLFQPLSGEDIPRKVLTRGIAGIGKTVAVQKFTYDWATGRANQGIQFIFPFSFRELNLIKDERLSLKDLICQHFEEVNDLEISDYKSCSVLFIFDGLDESKLALDFSKNQMCRSVTALTTVDVLLTNLLKGKLLRNASIWITSRPAAASKIPPEFIDRVTEVRGFTDEQKYEYFQKKISDNVIAQKIYDHLQSKPLRSLYIMCHIPMFCWISATVLQSLLTDQQQTELPKTVTEMYTHFLIVQTKSKQKKDYQEGETDQHLIMKLGKLAFEQLQKGNMIFKEEDLKDCEIDLNQAAVYSGICTQIIRKECGLYKQEFYAFIHLSVQEFLAALYVLQTFIEKKKNLLYHGVMVMSEEGEILIIFLHKSAVDKALKSDSGEWDLFLRFLLGLSQETNQRLLQSRLGLKEGSPQSYQDTIDYIHEKIKKLSYTDKSINLFHCLNELGDRSLVEQVQSYQSSGDVSKISPAHWSALAFVLLVSKDDLSVFELKKYYGSDEVLERLVPVLKVSKTALLSDCNLTVRCCRVITSVLSFKSSGLEELDLSGNQLQDIGIEPLASGLKSPHCKLQRLSLRRCGITETGCKPLTLALTENPSHLRELDLSKNKFQDELMLFPVIAEKCCLETLRLSDCGITEYGCNLLVSAFCLNPSHLKNLDLSRNSLGDKGVARLSDLLRSPDCQLQRLWLFKTDLQSKDAEVLVSALVSNPSHLKELDLGANDLGDAGVKEVAALLKHQSSMIDTLRLSGCRFTKTGCIELASSLKSNPSYLRVLDVSRNHLLDLGVENLSEFLAEPLCKLETLNLKCCTLTDSCCRLLTFALSCSSALKDLDLSFNQLKDQGMKLLCDWLRKPKCQLEILRLSWCTDRSCQSLASALSLNPSHLRELHLSKTSPGGSGLELLSDLKELKLMVTE; this is encoded by the exons ATGGAAGGAGTCAGCGCCAACAACGGAAGCATCGTCAACCAGCCTCATCTATCCAGCGTTAACGTTCAAGGGAATCTGACTCTTAACACATATG GTCTTTCAGAAAACATCAGAAGATGTCAAGATGACCTGAAATCTTTCCTTAAAgatgaaacagagaaaatccGTGAAGGATTAAAGGAAGATGCATCATGGAGTTTGTTAGAcaagatctacacagagctctacatcacagaagGAGAGAACGGGGCAATTAATGGAGAACATGAAATAACTGAATTAGAGTGTTCAAGGAATACGAGCGAGGAGAGGAAAATAGATCTTAATCACCTTTTTCAACCTTTGTCAGGAGAAGACATTCCTCGTAAAGTTTTGACAAGGGGCATCGCTGGCATTGGAAAAACTGTGGCTGTGCAGAAGTTCACTTATGATTGGGCAACTGGAAGAGCCAACCAAGGGATCCAGTTCATATTTCCCTTCAGTTTCAGAGAACTGAACTTAATAAAAGATGAGCGTTTGAGTCTTAAGGATTTAATATGCCAACATTTTGAAGAAGTTAATGATTTGGAAATATCAGATTACAAAAGCTGtagtgttttattcatttttgatggTTTGGACGAAAGCAAATTAGCGCTGGACTTCAGTAAAAATCAAATGTGCCGCAGTGTTACAGCGCTTACAACAGTGGACGTCCTACTGACCAACTTACTAAAAGGGAAACTGCTGCGCAACGCGTCCATCTGGATCACGAGTAGACCGGCTGCAGCCAGTAAGATTCCTCCCGAGTTCATCGACAGAGTGACCGAGGTACGAGGTTTCACTGACGAGCAAAAGTATGAGTACTTTCAGAAGAAAATCAGTGACAATGTTATTGCTCAGAAAATCTATGACCATCTTCAGTCAAAGCCGCTCAGAAGTCTGTACATAATGTGTCACAtcccaatgttctgctggatcTCAGCCACGGTTCTCCAGAGCCTCCTCACTGATCAACAACAAACCGAGTTACCCAAAACTGTGACAGAGATGTATACACACTTCCTGATCGTCcagacaaaaagcaaacagaagAAAGATTACCAGGAAGGAGAAACAGACCAACATCTGATCATGAAGTTGGGGAAGTTGGCATTTGAACAGCTACAAAAAGGCAACATGATCTTCAAAGAAGAAGATCTGAAAGACTGTGAAATTGATCTGAACCAAGCTGCCGTGTATTCAGGAATCTGTACGCAGATCATCAGAAAAGAATGTGGTCTTTACAAACAAGAGTTTTACGCTTTTATACATTtaagtgttcaggagtttcttgCTGCTCTGTATGTACTACAGACCTtcatagagaagaagaagaacctccTCTACCACGGAGTGATGGTGATGTCAGAGGAAGGAGAAATTCTTATCATCTTCCTCCACAAGAGCGCGGTGGATAAGGCCCTGAAGAGTGACTCTGGAGAGTGGGACTTGTTCCTGCGCTTCCTGCTTGGCCTCTCTCAGGAAACAAATCAGAGACTTCTTCAGAGCAGACTGGGACTTAAAGAAGGGAGTCCACAGAGCTACCAGGACACCATCGACTACATTCACGAGAAGATCAAGAAACTTTCTTACACTGACAAGAGTATCAATCTATTCCACTGTCTCAATGAGTTGGGTGACCGGTCTCTAGTAGAGCAAGTCCAAAGCTACCAGAGCTCTGGAGATGTGAGCAAAATTTCACCTGCTCATTGGTCAGCTCTGGCCTTTGTGCTGCTTGTTTCGAAAGATGACCTGTCTGTCTTTGAACTGAAGAAATACTATGGCTCAGATGAGGTTCTGGAGAGGCTGGTGCCAGTGCTCAAAGTGTCAAAGACCGCTCT GTTAAGTGACTGTAACCTCACTGTCAGATGCTGTAGGGTCATCACTTCAGTTCTCAGCTTCAAATCTTCTGGTTTGGAGGAGTTAGACCTGAGTGGAAATCAACTGCAGGACATTGGAATAGAGCCCCTCGCTTCTGGACTAAAAAGTCCCCACTGCAAACTTCAGCGACTCAG CTTGAGACGGTGTGGCATTACTGAAACTGGATGCAAACCTTTAACCCTGGCTCTAACTGAGAATCCTTCCCACCTGAGAGAGCTGGATCTCAGCAAAAATAAATTCCAGGATGAActgatgttatttccagtcATTGCTGAAAAATGCTGCTTGGAAACACTGAG GTTATCTGATTGTGGCATCACGGAGTACGGATGCAATCTGCTGGTCTCGGCTTTTTGCTTAAATCCATCCCACCTAAAAAACTTGGATCTAAGTAGGAACAGTCTGGGAGACAAGGGAGTTGCTCGTCTCTCTGACCTCCTGAGGAGCCCTGACTGCCAGCTGCAAAGATTATG GCTTTTTAAGACAGACCTCCAAAGTAAAGATGCAGAAGTTCTTGTCTCAGCTTTGGTTTCCAACCCTTCACATCTGAAGGAACTGGATTTGGGTGCTAATGACCTTGGTGATGCCGGAGTCAAGGAAGTAGCTGCTCTGCTGAAGCATCAAAGCTCCATGATCGATACACTGAG ATTATCTGGCTGTCGGTTTACGAAGACGGGCTGTATTGAACTGGCCTCCagtctgaagtccaacccctcctaCCTCAGAGTCCTGGATGTGTCCAGAAACCACCTCCTAGACCTTGGAGTTGAAAACCTTTCTGAATTCTTGGCAGAGCCACTTTGCAAACTGGAGACACTGAA CCTGAAGTGTTGCACTTTAACAGACTCCTGCTGCCGACTTCTGACCTTTGCTCTTAgctgctcctctgctctcaAAGACCTCGACCTGAGCTTCAACCAGCTGAAGGACCAAGGGATGAagctgctctgtgattggctaaGAAAACCCAAGTGTCAGCTGGAGATACTGAG ATTGTCCTGGTGCACAGACAGAAGCTGCCAgtctctggcctcagctctgagcttGAACCCTTCACACCTGAGAGAGCTGCACCTGAGCAAGACCAGTCCAGGAGGATCAGGTCTGGAGCTCCTCTCGGACTTAAAGGAGCTGAAGCTGATGGTGACGGAGTGA
- the traf5 gene encoding TNF receptor-associated factor 5 yields METADTNLGGPQEPRLQSEESRLGSDESRMRSMGPLISWESELTSIQHSLKFVLKLKEEFVCPVCRGVVLNPQQNSCGHIYCFHCLQGLLESSSSSSPVCPVEGAAITPAEVFQDNCCKREISSLEVYCTNSPECTSVLTLNHLQDHLKLCQYEQMQCTNPDCTTVLQRRDLQDHLTNTCPHRQEPCPHCSQVLQLSLVQDHVQSSCLEVEVDCPDGCSLNVPRHKLPEHRETCPEVHTDCSYKRFGCSVQGKRGKVKLHEDTAVNHHMLLVLRSNTHLEQQVEVLQEEAQLRRREVQTGSLLLPGLEKQICPLLQQSNNNEHVVSTAQRTLSRQDDVLSSVQVDVRQVSRGLGPTLEELDQLRQSLDAVMQEVSTAEALKEHLGTLEENLKRHSGLLDLHAAQLNLNKQHLQELEATSYDGRLIWKIQDFKKRREAEVKGQSPCLSSVPFHIGRCGYKMAMKAYLNGDGEGRGSHLSLYVVLMPGDFDALLQWPFRQTVSLSVLDQSGASNHRILSFRPDPTTKCFQQPAPESVSNVAVGFPCFIPLNLLENSPNAAYVKDDTLFVKAKVDMTGLEQL; encoded by the exons atggagacagCAGATACTAACCTAGGGGGACCACAGGAGCCCAGGTTGCAGTCTGAGGAGTCGAGGCTTGGGTCCGATGAGTCCAGGATGAGGTCGATGGGCCCTCTGATCTCCTGGGAGTCAGAGCTGACCTCCATCCAGCACTCCTTGAAGTTTGTGttgaagctgaaggaggagtTTGTCTGTCCCGTCTGCAGAGGAGTCGTCCTCAACCCCCAGCAGAACTCCTGTGGACACATCTACTGCTTCCACTGCCTGCAAGGACTTCT GGAGAGTTCGTCCTCGTCCAGCCCAGTTTGTCCAGTGGAGGGAGCTGCGATCACACCAGCTGAG GTCTTTCAGGACAACTGCTGCAAACGAGAGATCTCCAGCCTAGAAGTGTACTGCACCAACTCCCCAGAATGCACCTCTGTCCTCACATTAAACCATCTGCAG GATCACCTTAAGTTGTGTCAGTATGAACAGATGCAATGCACCAATCCAGACTGCACCACGGTGCTACAGAGAAGGGACCTCCAGGATCACCTAACCAATACCTGTCCTCACCGGCAGGAGCCCTGTCCTCACTGCAGCCAGGTGCTCCAGCTCAGCCTGGTCCAG GATCATGTGCAGAGCTCATGTCTGGAAGTAGAGGTGGACTGTCCTGATGGCTGCTCCCTGAATGTCCCCAGACACAAG CTGCCCGAGCACAGAGAGACATGTCCCGAGGTTCATACTGACTGCTCCTATAAGAGGTTCGGCTGCTCCGTTCAG GGTAAAAGAGGGAAAGTGAAGCTTCATGAGGACACCGCTGTCAATCACCACATGCTGCTGGTGCTGAGGAGCAACACTCACCTGGAACAACAG GTGGAGGTTCTCCAGGAGGAGGCgcagctgaggaggagggaggtccAGACGGGGAGTTTACTGCTTCCTGGTCTCGAGAAGCAAATCTGtcctctgctgcagcagagcaacaACAACGAACACGTCGTGTCTACGGCTCAG agGACACTCAGCAGGCAGGACGACGTGCTGTCCTCTGTCCAGGTGGACGTCCGGCAGGTGTCTCGGGGACTGGGTCCTaccctggaggagctggaccagCTCAGACAGTCTCTGGATGCCGTGATGCAGGAAGTGTCAACAGCCGAGGCCCTCAAAGAACACCTGG GGACGCTGGAGGAGAACCTGAAGCGTCACTCGGGTCTCCTGGACCTTCACGCCGCTCAGCTCAATCTCAACAAGCAGCacctgcaggagctggaggccaCGTCCTACGACGGCAGACTGATCTGGAAGATCCAGGACTTCAAGAAGAGGCGGGAAGCCGAGGTGAAAGGTCAGTCACCGTGCCTGAGCAGCGTGCCGTTCCACATCGGACGCTGCGGCTACAAAATGGCCATGAAGGCGTACCTGAATGGAGACGGCGAGGGGAGGGGCTCCCACCTGTCGCTGTACGTGGTCCTGATGCCCGGAGACTTCGACGCTCTGCTCCAGTGGCCGTTCAGACAGACCGTGTCCCTGTCGGTTCTGGACCAGAGCGGCGCCTCTAACCACCGCATCCTGAGCTTCAGACCTGACCCCACCACCAAATGCTTCCAGCAACCAGCCCCCGAGTCCGTGAGCAATGTGGCTGTAGGCTTCCCCTGCTTCATTCCCCTCAACCTGCTGGAAAACAGCCCGAACGCCGCGTACGTCAAAGACGACACGCTGTTCGTCAAGGCCAAGGTGGACATGACGGGTCTGGAGCAGCTCTGA